The nucleotide sequence GTTGATTATATTGATTTTGTATATCCTGCAGCAAAAAGTGTTGTAAAAAAAGAAGCTGATTTTGCCATAGTATTATGTGGAACAGGTCTTGGTGCATCTTATGTTGCAAATAAAGTACATGGTATTAGAGCAGCTCTTTGTCAAGATGAATTTTCTACTGAATTATCCAAATTACATAATAATGCAAATGTTCTTGTCTTAGGGGGGCGAGTCCTAGCTCCTCAAAGAGCAATTAATCTCATGAAAACATGGTTAAAAACAGAATTTGAAGGCGTTCGTCATCAAAAAAGAATTGATAGAATTCATGAGATAGAACTTCTTGAAAGTAATACTCATAAGAATGATTTAGAGGTATAATATGCAAAAAATAGAAAATCTTAATATTTATTTAGAACAAATTATTCTTAATGAGGATAGAGATTTTATATGGAATAAATTTATTACTGCTAAAGAGTTTCAAGCGTTGTTCGCCGAAGAAAAAAAACAATTTAAACAAGGTGACGCAGGAGTTTTAAATTGGACATATTTACTATGCTTTAAAATGAGTGGTAATTATGAAATTGAATCTTATCAAGAAAACATGCATTTACTTATGAAAATATCATCTCCAAATTGTTCTTCATTATTATTAATAACAATGGAGGAAAATAGAAATGGTGTTTTATTAAGAATAGATCATAGAAGTTTTTTTGGGCCAAAAAAAATACAATATAGATCTTTTTTTCTTAGACATTGGGAAAAATTCTTAAAAAATTTTTCTTAAAAAATAAAAAATATATATTATTTTAATAATTTACATTTTAATA is from Spirochaetota bacterium and encodes:
- the rpiB gene encoding ribose 5-phosphate isomerase B is translated as MKCKIALGSDHAGYLLKEAIKTWLENNQYEVIDFGTNSEDSVDYIDFVYPAAKSVVKKEADFAIVLCGTGLGASYVANKVHGIRAALCQDEFSTELSKLHNNANVLVLGGRVLAPQRAINLMKTWLKTEFEGVRHQKRIDRIHEIELLESNTHKNDLEV